The DNA window CACTAAAAATAATGGTGTTGGGATTGGTTTATCGATATGTCGGTCTATTATTGATGAACATGGCGGACAACTACACTTTACAGATAATCCACAAGGGGGCAGTATTTTCCGTTTTAGCTTACCCATCCGCGAGATAGATAAATGAAGCCACAACATCCAGCACCACAAGTTTTTGTTGTCGATGATGAACCTGATATTCGTGCGGCTATTCGCTTACTCCTAAAAACAGTCGGCTTAAATGTCATCACCTTTGAATCAGCCATAGACTTTCTACAAAAATACCAACCTGATTGGACAGGCTGTTTAATTGCCGATGTTCGTATGCCTGGTATGAGTGGTTTAGAACTACAAGCCAAACTCCAAGAAATGAAATCCCCCTTAACACTCCTGATTATTTCAGGACATGGGGAAGTCGAAATGGCGGTAAAAGCCGTGAAAGCGGGCGCGATGGATTTTATTCAAAAACCCTTTAGCGACCAACGCTTATTAGATTGTGTACAAGAAGCCTTGCAACATGGTGTCGAAACTTACCTACGTTACCAAGAAGAAGCAGAAATTATTCACCGCTACGAACAACTGACCAGCCGTGAAAAAGAAGTGATGTGGCTTGTTGCCGAAGGCAAAGCCAATAAAAATATTGCAACTGAGCTTAATATCAGCGTGCGCACCGTAGAAATTCACCGCGCCCGTATGATGGAAAAACTCATGATAGACACATTTCCCACCCTCTTGCGCACAGTTACCATTGTAGAAAAAACAATTAAACCGCTATAAACTCACGCAGATTAATAAAATTAACGCCCTGACCACGCTAATAATTTTATAAAAACCCATTACGGCGCAACCAAATATAAATTAAACCAACAAACCCAACAAACGACCCCCACACCGCAAAATAACCATAATGCCAATGTAACTCGGGCATATAATCAAAATTCATCCCATAAATGCCCGCGATAAAAGTTAAAGGCATAAAAAACACAGAAAAAATAGTTAATACCCGCATTGTCTCATTCGTTTTATACGACGCTAACGACAAGTTTAACGTCAACAAGTTATCCGCACTCTCAACCGTATGGTCAACTAAAAAACATAAACTTTCTAACTCTTCGCGCAAATCTTGCAATAATGGACTATGTAACTCAAACGGCGAATCTAACTTAATTAAAATATCTTGGAACAAATACAACATTCTTTGATAAATTGACATTTTTCGCCGTAATAAATATAAATTTTGTACAGAATCAATCGTTGATTTCCCCTCAAAAATCGTTGCTTCAAACCGCTCTAATTCGCCTTGACCCGTCACTAATGGAGCTTCATAAGATTTAATCACCCCTTTCAACAAATCACGCAAAACTAATACAACTAACTCATTAAAATGGATTGATTGAGACTGTTCCCATTTTTCCCGCAATTCATCTAAAAAAGATAAATCCACACGGTGAACCGTAATCAAAAAATCTTTACTCAAAAAAATAGCAATTTTACGAGTCAATTGATGCACATTATTCGCAGTCTCTGGCGCATTTTCATCAAAAACCCGCACAATGATAAAATTAACCCCTTTAATATCCTCCTGTTTTGGCAAATGCTCAGGCTGTAAACAATCCTGTATTGCCGTTTGATGAATAGAAAATTCATGTCCTAAGTTTTCTAACTCCTCATAAGTCGGACTAACAACATCAATCCACTGAAAATCATTATTTTTTAAGACAACTCTACGCATTAAAATGCCTCTTTATCTCAAGAACGGGATTTGCAACAATGGTACACTGAAAAAAATAAACCCCCAACAATGCCAAAAACAATCGTATGTTTAAAAACCTTTTTCTCTTTCGCTTTTTAAAACCCTTTACCCTCTCTACTGATGAACTCCATCAAAAACTGGCTGAACAAGCATTTCGCCCTTGTGGCGGGCTGGATTTATACAGCATGGGCTGGGTACCGCCTTTAGGGCAAGAAGCGAATTACTACACCCATAGTATTAATAACTGCATCATATTCACCGCTCGCCGTCAGGAAAAAATCCTCCCTGCAAGCGTCATTCGTGAACATTTAGATGAGAAAGTTAAAGAAATAGAATCAACAGAACATCGTAAATTAAGCAAAAAAGAAAAAAATGTGTTAAAAGAAGAAGTTTTGCAAACCCTTATCCCCCGTGCATTTAGCCGTACTAGCCATTTATCCGCCTATATTGATGTACAAAATGGTTGGTTAATCGTCAATACAGGCAGCGAGAAAAAAGCCCAAGAATTGACAGTTTTATTACGCAAAACGATAGATAGCTTACCGATAGTCATTCCACACACAAACCGCGCCCCCGCCTCCGTCATGACAGCATGGTTGAGCGAACAGCAATACCCGCATGATTTTAAAATAGAAGATGCTTGCCAAATGGTGGACAATGAGCAGGCAAGCGTACAGTGTAGAAAACAGGATTTATTAACGGAAGAAATTCACGGACATTTAGAAGCAGGCAAACAGGTAAAAAAACTCGCTTTGCAATGGGAAGAGCGTTTAAGTCTTGTATTAACCGATGAATTAGTGATTCGCAATTTACGCTTTTTAAATGAAAGCCCTGAAACTGATGGTAGTAGCGAAGATGCTAAAGAAAGTTATACCGAACGTTTTGATAGTGAGTTCACCTTGATGATTTTAGAGTTACGCCAATTTTTACCACGTTTGTTTGAAGTGTTTGGCGGAGAGAATGAGGAGAGTTATCAGCGGTTATAAGTGTTTTTTCTTTGAAACTGCGTGATGATTCTAGGACTGGCAGTCCTTGAAGGACTGCCAGTCCTTTCTTTTTGACTGGATGACTAGGGCATTAAAATCGTATTTTCTGGCTCTGGCAAGCGTTCAGGATAATCTAGGGTGTAATGTAAGCCACGGCTTTCTTTACGTAGTAAAGCAGAGCGGATAATTAAATCAGCAACAACCACTAAATTCCGTAATTCAATTAAATCGTTTGTAACGCGGAAATTACTATAATATTCATGAATTTCGTTTTGTAATAAGTCAACCCGTCGTTTTGCCCGTTCTAGGCGTTTGGTAGTGCGGACAATGCCGACATAATCCCACATAAACCGTCGTAATTCGTCCCAGTTGTGTGAGACGACAACTTCTTCATCGGAATCCGTTACACGGCTTTCGTCCCAATCAGGTACGGTTGGCGGTGTTGCGACAGTATCGAGTTCTTTCAAAATATCTTGGCTGGCACTGTGTCCAAATACTAGACATTCTAGTAAGGAATTGCTCGCCATACGGTTTGCGCCATGTAGTCCCGTAAATGCGGATTCTCCAATGCAATATAAGCCTGCAATATCGGTGCGTCCGTGTTGGTCGGTAACAACGCCGCCGCAGGTGTAATGGGCTGCGGGTACAATCGGAATTGGTTGATTTGCCATGTCGTAGCCCAATTCTAAACAGCGATGATAGATATTGGGGAAATGGGAAACAATGAATTGTTCGGATTTATGGGTTATGTCTAAAAAGACGTAATCGCTACCGATGCGCTTCATTTCGTGGTCTATGGCGCGGGCGACGATGTCGCGGGGGGCAAGTTCGGCACGGGGGTCAAAGCGATGCATGAAGGGTGTGCCATCGGGGAGGAGTAAGCGTCCACCTTCGCCCCGTACTGCTTCGCTGATGAGAAATGATTTTGCTTCGGGGTGAAATAAACATGTCGGGTGGAATTGGATAAATTCCATATTGCCCACTCGACAGCCTGCTCGCCATGCCATCGCAATGCCATCGCCTGTCGCAA is part of the Beggiatoa alba B18LD genome and encodes:
- a CDS encoding recombination-associated protein RdgC; this translates as MFKNLFLFRFLKPFTLSTDELHQKLAEQAFRPCGGLDLYSMGWVPPLGQEANYYTHSINNCIIFTARRQEKILPASVIREHLDEKVKEIESTEHRKLSKKEKNVLKEEVLQTLIPRAFSRTSHLSAYIDVQNGWLIVNTGSEKKAQELTVLLRKTIDSLPIVIPHTNRAPASVMTAWLSEQQYPHDFKIEDACQMVDNEQASVQCRKQDLLTEEIHGHLEAGKQVKKLALQWEERLSLVLTDELVIRNLRFLNESPETDGSSEDAKESYTERFDSEFTLMILELRQFLPRLFEVFGGENEESYQRL
- the nadB gene encoding L-aspartate oxidase; the encoded protein is MTQQAEYDVLVIGSGAAGLSLALELADHARIAVLSKASIDSGSTQYAQGGISVVLGEDDSLTSHVEDTLNAGAGLCNRDIVNFTVAEGPERIAWLIKQGVPFTQESNIDGQLTYHLTREGGHSHRRVIHVDDATGKAVVTALTAKAAVHPNIQLLERHITIDLITGKKLGLNTNRCIGAYVLNRDTNEVIAMRARFVVLATGGAGKVYLYTSNPDVATGDGIAMAWRAGCRVGNMEFIQFHPTCLFHPEAKSFLISEAVRGEGGRLLLPDGTPFMHRFDPRAELAPRDIVARAIDHEMKRIGSDYVFLDITHKSEQFIVSHFPNIYHRCLELGYDMANQPIPIVPAAHYTCGGVVTDQHGRTDIAGLYCIGESAFTGLHGANRMASNSLLECLVFGHSASQDILKELDTVATPPTVPDWDESRVTDSDEEVVVSHNWDELRRFMWDYVGIVRTTKRLERAKRRVDLLQNEIHEYYSNFRVTNDLIELRNLVVVADLIIRSALLRKESRGLHYTLDYPERLPEPENTILMP
- a CDS encoding response regulator transcription factor, with translation MKPQHPAPQVFVVDDEPDIRAAIRLLLKTVGLNVITFESAIDFLQKYQPDWTGCLIADVRMPGMSGLELQAKLQEMKSPLTLLIISGHGEVEMAVKAVKAGAMDFIQKPFSDQRLLDCVQEALQHGVETYLRYQEEAEIIHRYEQLTSREKEVMWLVAEGKANKNIATELNISVRTVEIHRARMMEKLMIDTFPTLLRTVTIVEKTIKPL
- a CDS encoding magnesium transporter CorA family protein, giving the protein MRRVVLKNNDFQWIDVVSPTYEELENLGHEFSIHQTAIQDCLQPEHLPKQEDIKGVNFIIVRVFDENAPETANNVHQLTRKIAIFLSKDFLITVHRVDLSFLDELREKWEQSQSIHFNELVVLVLRDLLKGVIKSYEAPLVTGQGELERFEATIFEGKSTIDSVQNLYLLRRKMSIYQRMLYLFQDILIKLDSPFELHSPLLQDLREELESLCFLVDHTVESADNLLTLNLSLASYKTNETMRVLTIFSVFFMPLTFIAGIYGMNFDYMPELHWHYGYFAVWGSFVGFVGLIYIWLRRNGFL